A single Saccopteryx bilineata isolate mSacBil1 chromosome 9, mSacBil1_pri_phased_curated, whole genome shotgun sequence DNA region contains:
- the ACP7 gene encoding acid phosphatase type 7, producing MCLFHPCWSCCCLLLFFFLGIQGVPKDPSATPEQVHLSYPGQPGSMTVTWTTWVPTYSEVQFGVQLSGPLPLRANGIVSTFVDGGLLRRKLYIHRVTLQGLLPGVQYVYRCGSSQGWSRRFRFRALKNGPHWSPRLAVFGDLGTDNPKALPRLRRDTQQGMYDAVLHVGDFAYNMDQDNARVGDEFMRLIEPVAASLPYMTCPGNHEERYNFSNYKARFSMPGNNEGLWYSWDLGPAHIISFSTEVYFYLHYGRHLVESQFLWLERDLQKANRNRAARPWIITMGHRPMYCSNADLDDCTWHESKVRKGLYGKLFGLEDLFYKYGVDLQLWAHEHSYERLWPIYNYQVFNGSQEMPYTNPRGPVHIITGSAGCEERLTRFTLFPRPWSAVRVKEYGYTRLHILNGTHVHIQQVSDDQDGKIVDDVWVVRPLFHRMMYL from the exons ATGTGCCTCTTTCATCCCTGCTGGTCCTGTTGCTGTCTGctcctgtttttcttcctgggaaTCCAGGGGGTCCCAAAAGATCCCAGCGCTACCCCCGAGCAAGTCCACCTGTCCTACCCAG GTCAGCCAGGCTCCATGACTGTTACCTGGACCACATGGGTCCCAACCTACTCTGAAGTGCAGTTCGGGGTGCAGTTATCTGGGCCCTTGCCCCTCCGGGCTAATGGCATTGTCAGCACCTTTGTGGATGGAGGCCTTCTCCGGCGGAAGCTCTACATACACCGTGTCACGCTGCAGGGGCTGCTGCCGGGGGTCCAGTATG tTTACCGCTGTGGCAGTTCTCAGGGTTGGAGCCGTCGGTTCCGCTTCAGGGCCCTAAAGAATGGGCCCCACTGGAGTCCCCGTCTGGCTGTGTTTGGGGACCTGGGGACTGACAACCCGAAGGCCCTTCCCCGACTGCGCAGGGACACTCAGCAGGGCATGTACGATGCTGTTCTCCATGTGG GAGACTTTGCCTACAACATGGATCAGGACAACGCTCGTGTGGGCGACGAGTTCATGCGGCTCATCGAACCTGTGGCTGCCAGCCTGCCATACATGACGTGCCCTGGGAACCATGAGGAACGCTA CAACTTCTCTAACTACAAGGCTCGCTTCAGCATGCCGGGGAACAATGAGGGCCTGTGGTACAG CTGGGATCTGGGCCCTGCGCAcatcatctccttctccaccgAGGTATATTTCTACCTCCATTACGGCCGCCACTTGGTAGAGAGTCAGTTTCTCTGGCTGGAGAGAGACCTCCAG aAAGCCAACAGGAACCGGGCAGCACGGCCGTGGATCATCACCATGGGCCACCGGCCCATGTACTGTTCCAATGCTGACTTGGATGACTGTACATGGCATGAAAGCAAG GTTCGAAAAGGCCTCTATGGCAAGTTATTTGGATTAGAGGATCTTTTCTACAAATATG GGGTTGACCTGCAGCTGTGGGCTCATGAGCACTCGTATGAACGGCTATGGCCAATTTACAACTACCAG gTATTTAACGGCAGCCAAGAGATGCCCTATACAAACCCTCGAGGTCCTGTCCACATCATCACAGGATCTGCT GGCTGCGAGGAGCGGTTGACTCGCTTCACCCTTTTCCCGCGGCCTTGGAGCGCTGTGCGGGTGAAGGAGTATGGGTACACGCGGTTACACATCCTCAATGGGACCCACGTCCACATCCAGCAGGTGTCTGATGACCAG GATGGGAAGATTGTGGATGACGTATGGGTTGTGAGACCCCTGTTCCACCGGATGATGTACCTCTAG